The Salvelinus fontinalis isolate EN_2023a chromosome 39, ASM2944872v1, whole genome shotgun sequence genome has a window encoding:
- the LOC129838326 gene encoding kinesin-like protein KIF21A isoform X8 produces MSGQDESSVRVALRIRPQLAREKIEGCHICTFCMPAEPQVMLGKDKAFTYDYVFDMDSQQDSIYTHCTEKLIEGCFEGYNATIFAYGQTGSGKTYTMGTGFDVNICEEELGIIPRAVRHLFRGIEERQQAATEQGKPVPEFKINAQFLELYNEEVLDLFESTRDMDGKRQKSTIKIHEDANGGIYTVGVTTRTVTSEAEMMQCLKLGALSRTTASTQMNVQSSRSHAIFTIHLCQVRVCAPDDSESNETDNRLANGSSEVNSEFETLTAKFHFVDLAGSERLKRTGATGDRAKEGISINCGLLALGNVISALGDRSKRSTHVPYRDSKLTRLLQDSLGGNSQTVMIACISPSDRDFMETLSCLNYANRARNIKNKVMVNQDKASQQISALRTDIARLQMELMEYKTGKRMVGEDGMESINDMVHENSMLQTENSNLRIRVKAMQETIDAQRARLTQYLSDQANQVLAKVGEGNEEIGHMIQNYIKEIEELRAKLLESEAVNENLRKTLSRANTRSSLYGGGGSFSPAQLAPEREASDIIEMAKKDLEKLKKKERKKKKSVVQEEVPDNEQERGNDEAEGDDHVSDHEEGEELEGEDEEYEMEGEESSDESDSEELDEKENFQADLANITCEIAIKQKLIDELENSQRRLHTLKQQYEQKLMMLQSKIRDTQLERDKVLHNMGSVETCTEEKAKKIKLEYEKKLSSMNKEMQKLQSAQKEHARLLKNQSQYEKQLKKLNQDVAEMKKTKVGLMRQMKEVQEKNRASECRRNREIATLKKDQRKHEHQLRQLEAQKRQQDLILRRKNEEVTALRRQVRPTSGKVNRKVSLPEPLQDPSHRSILGRPHSAGAAGPNGTARKYPVRMGSVYTTRTARAKWQSLERRITDIIMQRLTISNMEADMNRLLKQREDLTKRREKVSRKREKIATEGADTDRSIQSLNEETDALAANIDYVNDSIADCQANIMQMEEAKEEGDTVDVTAVISSCNLSEARFLLDHFLHMAINKGLQAAQKDSQVKMMEGRLKQTEINSATQNQLLFHMLKEKAELNPELDALLGNALQEIGYLVVAENEDDSSSDESSTASPATEGSSLTSDLLKLCGEAKPRKARRRTTTQMELLYAGSGEFDSPTGDFSAPLLPPTEAQEGTGDMGTVAGYLGDRELTVSTSALSTRIAGLSGAERRSLERSPLTRRRMLEKGGQPPLGVKEHTPMDPKGHPARETKSHIPTPTATEKTKIADTKPTGVVNPVSSPKISHAARLQCVYVAEGHTKPVMCVDCTDDLLFTGSKDRTCKVWNLVTGQEIMSLGDHPSSVVSVRYCSSLVFTVSTAYIKVWDIRDSAKCIRTLTSSGQVSTGDSCVSLRSLSIPPGENQINQISLNPTGSYLYSASGNSVRMWDLRKFVSTGKLTGHLGPVLCLTVDQLSNGQDMVLTGSKDHTLKMFEVTEGVQGSIVSCHNFDPPHQEGIVSLAVQGDSLYSSSRDYCIKKWDLSRKRLVQQVAIAHSDWVSALGVMPGCPVVLSADRGGLLKLWHADTLAPLGDLRGHDSPVNGLATNSSQLFTASDDRTVKIWQAKGSLEEGIH; encoded by the exons gATTCGTCCTCAGCTGGCGAGGGAGAAGATCGAGGGATGTCACATCTGTACGTTCTGCATGCCCGCCGAGCCCCAGGTGATGCTGGGTAAAGACAAGGCGTTCACGTACGACTACGTGTTTGACATGGACTCCCAGCAGGACAGCATCTACACACACTGCACTGAGAAACTCATCGAGGGATGCTTCGAGGGGTACAATGCTACCATCTTCGCCTATGGACAG actGGTTCGGGGAAGACCTACACCATGGGTACAGGGTTTGACGTGAACATCTGTGAGGAGGAGTTGGGCATCATTCCCCGGGCAGTCAGGCACCTCTTCAGGGGCATTGAGGAACGGCAGCAGGCCGCCACAGAGCAAGGCAAGCCTGTACCCGAGTTCAAGATCAACGCACAGTTCCTGGAG CTGTACAATGAGGAGGTGTTGGATCTGTTTGAATCAACGCGGGACATGGATGGGAAGAGACAGAAGTCCACCATCAAGATTCATGAGGACGCTAACGGAGGCATCTACACTGTGGGAGTCACCACACGCACGGTCACCTCCGAGGCAGAG ATGATGCAGTGTCTGAAGCTGGGTGCTCTGTCCCGTACTACAGCCAGCACCCAGATGAATGTCCAGAGCTCGCGCTCCCATGCCATCTTCACCATCCACCTGTGCCAAGTCAGAGTCTGCGCTCCGGACGACAGT GAGTCCAATGAGACAGACAACCGTCTGGCCAACGGTTCCTCTGAGGTCAACTCTGAGTTCGAGACGCTGACGGCTAAGTTTCACTTTGTGGACCTGGCCGGGTCGGAGAGACTAAAGAGGACCGGAGCTACTGGGGATCGAGCCAAGGAAGGCATCTCCATCAACTGTGGACTG CTTGCGCTGGGTAACGTGATCAGTGCTCTGGGGGACAGGAGTAAGAGGTCCACCCACGTGCCTTACAGGGACTCGAAACTTACCCGGCTACTACAGGACTCTCTGGGAGGAAACAG TCAAACGGTGATGATAGCGTGCATCAGCCCATCTGACCGGGACTTCATGGAGACACTGAGCTGTCTGAACTACGCTAACCGAGCCAGGAACATTAAGAACAAGGTGATGGTGAACCAGGACAAAGCCTCCCAGCAGATATCGGCTCTCAGGACTGATATTGCCAGGCTACAGATGGAACTGATGGAGTACAAGACG gGCAAGCGTATGGTGGGGGAGGACGGCATGGAGAGCATCAACGACATGGTCCATGAGAACAGCATGCTGCAGACCGAGAACAGTAACCTGAGGATCAGGGTCAAGGCCATGCAGGAGACCATTGACGCTCAGAGGGCCAGACTCACACAGTACCTCAGTGACCAGGCCAACCAGGTCCTGGCCAAAGTGG GTGAGGGGAATGAGGAAATTGGACATATGATCCAGAACTACATCAAAGAAATCGAGGAGCTCAG AGCCAAGCTCCTGGAGAGTGAGGCAGTGAATGAGAACCTCCGTAAAACCCTGTCCCGTGCCAACACACGTTCCTCTCTGTACGGGGGTGGGGGCTCCTTCTCCCCAGCCCAACTCGCCCCGGAGAGAGAGGCCTCTGACATCATCGAAATGGCCAAGAAAGATCTGGAGAAACTcaagaagaaagagaggaagaaaaagaAGAG TGTGGTCCAGGAGGAGGTACCAGACAACGAACAGGAACGAGGCAACGACGAGGCTGAGGGG GATGACCACGTCAGTGAccatgaggaaggagaggagctgGAGGGAGAAGACGAGGAGTACGAGATGGAGGGTGAGGAGAGCTCGGACGAGTCAGACTCTGAAGAACTGGATGAGAAAG AGAACTTCCAGGCGGACCTGGCCAACATCACGTGTGAGATCGCCATCAAGCAGAAGCTGATAGACGAGCTGGAGAACAGCCAGCGCCGCCTGCACACGCTCAAGCAGCAGTACGAACAGAAACTCATGATGCTGCAGAGCAAGATCAGGGACACACAGCTGGAGAGGGACAAGGTGCTGCACAACATGG GCTCGGTGGAGACGTGCACGGAGGAGAAGGCTAAGAAGATTAAGTTAGAATATGAGAAGAAGCTGAGCTCTATGAACAAGGAGATGCAGAAGCTGCAGTCAGCCCAGAAGGAACACGCACGCCTCCTCAAGAACCAATCGCAGTACGAGAAGCAGCTCAAGAAACTCAACCAGGATGTGGCTGAGATGAAGAAAACAAAG GTGGGTCTGATGCGTCAGATGAAGGAGGTGCAGGAGAAAAACAGAGCATCAGAGTGCCGACGCAACAGAGAGATCGCTACTCTGAAGAAGGACCAGCGCAAACATGAG CACCAACTGAGGCAGCTGGAGGCTCAGAAGAGGCAGCAGGACCTGATACTGCGCAGGAAGAATGAGGAG GTGACAGCTCTGAGGAGGCAGGTGAGGCCAACTTCAgggaaggtgaacagaaaggtgAGCCTACCGGAGCCCCTCCAGGACCCTTCTCACCGCAGCATCCTAGGGAGACCTCACTCTGCTGGGGCAGCAGGCCCCAATGGCACCGCAAG GAAGTACCCGGTGAGGATGGGGAGCGTCTACACCACCAGGACAGCTCGGGCTAAATGGCAGTCTCTGGAGAGACGCATCACTGACATCATCATGCAGAGGCTGACCATCTCGAACATGGAGGCTGATATGAACCGCCTCCTCAAG CAACGCGAGGACCTGACCAAGCGAAGGGAGAAGGTGTCTCGTAAGAGGGAGAAGATCGCCACAGAGGGGGCCGACACGGACCGAAGCATCCAGTCTTTGAACGAGGAGACGGACGCCCTGGCGGCCAACATCGACTACGTCAACGACAGCATCGCTGACTGCCAGGCTAACATCATGCAGATGGAGGAGGCGAAG GAGGAGGGAGACACAGTGGACGTTACCGCGGTGATCAGCTCCTGTAACCTATCAGAAGCCCGCTTCCTGCTTGATCACTTCCTGCACATGGCCATCAACAAG GGTCTACAGGCGGCCCAGAAGGATTCCCAGGTGAAGATGATGGAGGGTAGGCTGAAGCAGACAGAGATCAATAGCGCCACTCAGAACCAGCTGCTGTTCCACATGCTGAAGGAGAAAGCCGAACTCAACCCTGAGCTGGACGCTCTGCTGGGCAACGCACTGCAAG AGATAGGTTACCTAGTGGTGG CAGAGAATGAAGATGACAGCAGTAGTGATGAGTCCTCTACCGCCAGCCCAGCCACAGAGGGAAG ttCGTTGACCTCTGACCTCCTCAAGCTGTGTGGAGAGGCCAAACCTAGGAAG GCACGCAGAAGGACAACCACCCAGATGGAGCTGCTCTATGCTGGTAGTGGTGAATTTGACTCCCCTACAGGGGACTTCTCTGCACCCCTGCTACCCCCGACAGAGGCCCAGGAAGGGACaggggacatggggacagtagcAGGATATCTCGGGGACAGGGAACTCACTGTGTCCACCTCAGCACTGTCCACAAGGATAGCTGGACT ATCTGGAGCTGAGAGGAGATCACTGGAACGCTCGCCTCTAACACGCAGGAGGATGCTAGAGAAGGGAGGACAACCCCCCTTAGGCGTCAAGGAACACACACCTATGGACCCCAAGGGTCACCCAGCGAGAGAGACAAAGTCGCACATACCCACGCCCACAGCCACAGAGAAGACCAAAATCGCAGACACCAAACCAAC AGGGGTGGTCAACCCTGTGTCATCCCCTAAGATCAGCCATGCTGCCAGACTACAGTGTGTCTATGTGGCTGAGGGACACACCAAACCTGTCATGTGTGTCGACTGCACTGATGACCTGCTCTTCACTGGCTCTAAAG atcGTACGTGTAAGGTGTGGAACCTGGTGACTGGTCAAGAGATCATGTCTCTGGGAGATCATCCCAGCAGTGTGGTGTCTGTTAGATACTGTTCCAGCCTGGTCTTCACTGTCTCCACCGCTTACATCAAGGTCTGGGACATCCGAGACTCCGCCAAGTGCATACGCACACTCAC gTCGTCGGGCCAGGTGAGTACAGGGGACAGCTGTGTGTCTCTCAGGTCCCTGTCCATCCCTCCAGGAGAGAACCAGATCAACCAGATTTCTCTGAACCCTACGGGATCCTACCTCTACTCCGCCTCTGGCAACTCAGTCCGCATGTGGGACCTCAGGAA GTTTGTGTCTACTGGGAAGCTGACGGGTCACCTGGGTCCGGTCTTGTGTCTGACCGTCGACCAGTTGAGCAACGGTCAAGACATGGTCCTAACGGGGTCCAAGGACCACACCCTGAAGATGTTTGAGGTGACTGAGGGTGTCCAGGGCAGCATTGTGTCCTGTCACAACTTTGATCCGCCACACCAGGAGGGTATAGTCTCTCTGGCTGTTCAGGGGGACAGCCTCTACAGCAGCTCCAGAGACTACTGCATCAAGAAGTGGGACCTGTCCCGGAAACGACTAGTACAG CAGGTGGCGATTGCCCACTCTGACTGGGTAAGTGCGCTGGGTGTGATGCCAGGGTGCCCGGTAGTGCTGAGTGCAGACAGGGGAGGTCTGCTGAAACTGTGGCACGCTGATACCCTGGCACCGCTCGGGGACCTGAGGGGACACGACAGCCCTGTGAACGGACTGGCTACCAACAGCAGCCAGCTATTCACTGCCTCAGA TGACCGGACAGTGAAGATTTGGCAAGCAAAGGGTTCTTTGGAGGAAGGGATCCATTGA
- the LOC129838326 gene encoding kinesin-like protein KIF21A isoform X2, with translation MSGQDESSVRVALRIRPQLAREKIEGCHICTFCMPAEPQVMLGKDKAFTYDYVFDMDSQQDSIYTHCTEKLIEGCFEGYNATIFAYGQTGSGKTYTMGTGFDVNICEEELGIIPRAVRHLFRGIEERQQAATEQGKPVPEFKINAQFLELYNEEVLDLFESTRDMDGKRQKSTIKIHEDANGGIYTVGVTTRTVTSEAEMMQCLKLGALSRTTASTQMNVQSSRSHAIFTIHLCQVRVCAPDDSESNETDNRLANGSSEVNSEFETLTAKFHFVDLAGSERLKRTGATGDRAKEGISINCGLLALGNVISALGDRSKRSTHVPYRDSKLTRLLQDSLGGNSQTVMIACISPSDRDFMETLSCLNYANRARNIKNKVMVNQDKASQQISALRTDIARLQMELMEYKTGKRMVGEDGMESINDMVHENSMLQTENSNLRIRVKAMQETIDAQRARLTQYLSDQANQVLAKVGEGNEEIGHMIQNYIKEIEELRAKLLESEAVNENLRKTLSRANTRSSLYGGGGSFSPAQLAPEREASDIIEMAKKDLEKLKKKERKKKKRLQRLEESHHEVGLASVVQEEVPDNEQERGNDEAEGDDHVSDHEEGEELEGEDEEYEMEGEESSDESDSEELDEKENFQADLANITCEIAIKQKLIDELENSQRRLHTLKQQYEQKLMMLQSKIRDTQLERDKVLHNMGAMCYAATSQSSVETCTEEKAKKIKLEYEKKLSSMNKEMQKLQSAQKEHARLLKNQSQYEKQLKKLNQDVAEMKKTKVGLMRQMKEVQEKNRASECRRNREIATLKKDQRKHEHQLRQLEAQKRQQDLILRRKNEEVTALRRQVRPTSGKVNRKVSLPEPLQDPSHRSILGRPHSAGAAGPNGTARKYPVRMGSVYTTRTARAKWQSLERRITDIIMQRLTISNMEADMNRLLKQREDLTKRREKVSRKREKIATEGADTDRSIQSLNEETDALAANIDYVNDSIADCQANIMQMEEAKEEGDTVDVTAVISSCNLSEARFLLDHFLHMAINKGLQAAQKDSQVKMMEGRLKQTEINSATQNQLLFHMLKEKAELNPELDALLGNALQEIGYLVVENEDDSSSDESSTASPATEGSSLTSDLLKLCGEAKPRKARRRTTTQMELLYAGSGEFDSPTGDFSAPLLPPTEAQEGTGDMGTVAGYLGDRELTVSTSALSTRIAGLSGAERRSLERSPLTRRRMLEKGGQPPLGVKEHTPMDPKGHPARETKSHIPTPTATEKTKIADTKPTGVVNPVSSPKISHAARLQCVYVAEGHTKPVMCVDCTDDLLFTGSKDRTCKVWNLVTGQEIMSLGDHPSSVVSVRYCSSLVFTVSTAYIKVWDIRDSAKCIRTLTSSGQVSTGDSCVSLRSLSIPPGENQINQISLNPTGSYLYSASGNSVRMWDLRKFVSTGKLTGHLGPVLCLTVDQLSNGQDMVLTGSKDHTLKMFEVTEGVQGSIVSCHNFDPPHQEGIVSLAVQGDSLYSSSRDYCIKKWDLSRKRLVQQVAIAHSDWVSALGVMPGCPVVLSADRGGLLKLWHADTLAPLGDLRGHDSPVNGLATNSSQLFTASDDRTVKIWQAKGSLEEGIH, from the exons gATTCGTCCTCAGCTGGCGAGGGAGAAGATCGAGGGATGTCACATCTGTACGTTCTGCATGCCCGCCGAGCCCCAGGTGATGCTGGGTAAAGACAAGGCGTTCACGTACGACTACGTGTTTGACATGGACTCCCAGCAGGACAGCATCTACACACACTGCACTGAGAAACTCATCGAGGGATGCTTCGAGGGGTACAATGCTACCATCTTCGCCTATGGACAG actGGTTCGGGGAAGACCTACACCATGGGTACAGGGTTTGACGTGAACATCTGTGAGGAGGAGTTGGGCATCATTCCCCGGGCAGTCAGGCACCTCTTCAGGGGCATTGAGGAACGGCAGCAGGCCGCCACAGAGCAAGGCAAGCCTGTACCCGAGTTCAAGATCAACGCACAGTTCCTGGAG CTGTACAATGAGGAGGTGTTGGATCTGTTTGAATCAACGCGGGACATGGATGGGAAGAGACAGAAGTCCACCATCAAGATTCATGAGGACGCTAACGGAGGCATCTACACTGTGGGAGTCACCACACGCACGGTCACCTCCGAGGCAGAG ATGATGCAGTGTCTGAAGCTGGGTGCTCTGTCCCGTACTACAGCCAGCACCCAGATGAATGTCCAGAGCTCGCGCTCCCATGCCATCTTCACCATCCACCTGTGCCAAGTCAGAGTCTGCGCTCCGGACGACAGT GAGTCCAATGAGACAGACAACCGTCTGGCCAACGGTTCCTCTGAGGTCAACTCTGAGTTCGAGACGCTGACGGCTAAGTTTCACTTTGTGGACCTGGCCGGGTCGGAGAGACTAAAGAGGACCGGAGCTACTGGGGATCGAGCCAAGGAAGGCATCTCCATCAACTGTGGACTG CTTGCGCTGGGTAACGTGATCAGTGCTCTGGGGGACAGGAGTAAGAGGTCCACCCACGTGCCTTACAGGGACTCGAAACTTACCCGGCTACTACAGGACTCTCTGGGAGGAAACAG TCAAACGGTGATGATAGCGTGCATCAGCCCATCTGACCGGGACTTCATGGAGACACTGAGCTGTCTGAACTACGCTAACCGAGCCAGGAACATTAAGAACAAGGTGATGGTGAACCAGGACAAAGCCTCCCAGCAGATATCGGCTCTCAGGACTGATATTGCCAGGCTACAGATGGAACTGATGGAGTACAAGACG gGCAAGCGTATGGTGGGGGAGGACGGCATGGAGAGCATCAACGACATGGTCCATGAGAACAGCATGCTGCAGACCGAGAACAGTAACCTGAGGATCAGGGTCAAGGCCATGCAGGAGACCATTGACGCTCAGAGGGCCAGACTCACACAGTACCTCAGTGACCAGGCCAACCAGGTCCTGGCCAAAGTGG GTGAGGGGAATGAGGAAATTGGACATATGATCCAGAACTACATCAAAGAAATCGAGGAGCTCAG AGCCAAGCTCCTGGAGAGTGAGGCAGTGAATGAGAACCTCCGTAAAACCCTGTCCCGTGCCAACACACGTTCCTCTCTGTACGGGGGTGGGGGCTCCTTCTCCCCAGCCCAACTCGCCCCGGAGAGAGAGGCCTCTGACATCATCGAAATGGCCAAGAAAGATCTGGAGAAACTcaagaagaaagagaggaagaaaaagaAGAG ACTGCAGCGGCTCGAGGAGAGTCACCACGAGGTTGGGCTTGCCAG TGTGGTCCAGGAGGAGGTACCAGACAACGAACAGGAACGAGGCAACGACGAGGCTGAGGGG GATGACCACGTCAGTGAccatgaggaaggagaggagctgGAGGGAGAAGACGAGGAGTACGAGATGGAGGGTGAGGAGAGCTCGGACGAGTCAGACTCTGAAGAACTGGATGAGAAAG AGAACTTCCAGGCGGACCTGGCCAACATCACGTGTGAGATCGCCATCAAGCAGAAGCTGATAGACGAGCTGGAGAACAGCCAGCGCCGCCTGCACACGCTCAAGCAGCAGTACGAACAGAAACTCATGATGCTGCAGAGCAAGATCAGGGACACACAGCTGGAGAGGGACAAGGTGCTGCACAACATGG GTGCTATGTGCTATGCCGCTACATCTCAGA GCTCGGTGGAGACGTGCACGGAGGAGAAGGCTAAGAAGATTAAGTTAGAATATGAGAAGAAGCTGAGCTCTATGAACAAGGAGATGCAGAAGCTGCAGTCAGCCCAGAAGGAACACGCACGCCTCCTCAAGAACCAATCGCAGTACGAGAAGCAGCTCAAGAAACTCAACCAGGATGTGGCTGAGATGAAGAAAACAAAG GTGGGTCTGATGCGTCAGATGAAGGAGGTGCAGGAGAAAAACAGAGCATCAGAGTGCCGACGCAACAGAGAGATCGCTACTCTGAAGAAGGACCAGCGCAAACATGAG CACCAACTGAGGCAGCTGGAGGCTCAGAAGAGGCAGCAGGACCTGATACTGCGCAGGAAGAATGAGGAG GTGACAGCTCTGAGGAGGCAGGTGAGGCCAACTTCAgggaaggtgaacagaaaggtgAGCCTACCGGAGCCCCTCCAGGACCCTTCTCACCGCAGCATCCTAGGGAGACCTCACTCTGCTGGGGCAGCAGGCCCCAATGGCACCGCAAG GAAGTACCCGGTGAGGATGGGGAGCGTCTACACCACCAGGACAGCTCGGGCTAAATGGCAGTCTCTGGAGAGACGCATCACTGACATCATCATGCAGAGGCTGACCATCTCGAACATGGAGGCTGATATGAACCGCCTCCTCAAG CAACGCGAGGACCTGACCAAGCGAAGGGAGAAGGTGTCTCGTAAGAGGGAGAAGATCGCCACAGAGGGGGCCGACACGGACCGAAGCATCCAGTCTTTGAACGAGGAGACGGACGCCCTGGCGGCCAACATCGACTACGTCAACGACAGCATCGCTGACTGCCAGGCTAACATCATGCAGATGGAGGAGGCGAAG GAGGAGGGAGACACAGTGGACGTTACCGCGGTGATCAGCTCCTGTAACCTATCAGAAGCCCGCTTCCTGCTTGATCACTTCCTGCACATGGCCATCAACAAG GGTCTACAGGCGGCCCAGAAGGATTCCCAGGTGAAGATGATGGAGGGTAGGCTGAAGCAGACAGAGATCAATAGCGCCACTCAGAACCAGCTGCTGTTCCACATGCTGAAGGAGAAAGCCGAACTCAACCCTGAGCTGGACGCTCTGCTGGGCAACGCACTGCAAG AGATAGGTTACCTAGTGGTGG AGAATGAAGATGACAGCAGTAGTGATGAGTCCTCTACCGCCAGCCCAGCCACAGAGGGAAG ttCGTTGACCTCTGACCTCCTCAAGCTGTGTGGAGAGGCCAAACCTAGGAAG GCACGCAGAAGGACAACCACCCAGATGGAGCTGCTCTATGCTGGTAGTGGTGAATTTGACTCCCCTACAGGGGACTTCTCTGCACCCCTGCTACCCCCGACAGAGGCCCAGGAAGGGACaggggacatggggacagtagcAGGATATCTCGGGGACAGGGAACTCACTGTGTCCACCTCAGCACTGTCCACAAGGATAGCTGGACT ATCTGGAGCTGAGAGGAGATCACTGGAACGCTCGCCTCTAACACGCAGGAGGATGCTAGAGAAGGGAGGACAACCCCCCTTAGGCGTCAAGGAACACACACCTATGGACCCCAAGGGTCACCCAGCGAGAGAGACAAAGTCGCACATACCCACGCCCACAGCCACAGAGAAGACCAAAATCGCAGACACCAAACCAAC AGGGGTGGTCAACCCTGTGTCATCCCCTAAGATCAGCCATGCTGCCAGACTACAGTGTGTCTATGTGGCTGAGGGACACACCAAACCTGTCATGTGTGTCGACTGCACTGATGACCTGCTCTTCACTGGCTCTAAAG atcGTACGTGTAAGGTGTGGAACCTGGTGACTGGTCAAGAGATCATGTCTCTGGGAGATCATCCCAGCAGTGTGGTGTCTGTTAGATACTGTTCCAGCCTGGTCTTCACTGTCTCCACCGCTTACATCAAGGTCTGGGACATCCGAGACTCCGCCAAGTGCATACGCACACTCAC gTCGTCGGGCCAGGTGAGTACAGGGGACAGCTGTGTGTCTCTCAGGTCCCTGTCCATCCCTCCAGGAGAGAACCAGATCAACCAGATTTCTCTGAACCCTACGGGATCCTACCTCTACTCCGCCTCTGGCAACTCAGTCCGCATGTGGGACCTCAGGAA GTTTGTGTCTACTGGGAAGCTGACGGGTCACCTGGGTCCGGTCTTGTGTCTGACCGTCGACCAGTTGAGCAACGGTCAAGACATGGTCCTAACGGGGTCCAAGGACCACACCCTGAAGATGTTTGAGGTGACTGAGGGTGTCCAGGGCAGCATTGTGTCCTGTCACAACTTTGATCCGCCACACCAGGAGGGTATAGTCTCTCTGGCTGTTCAGGGGGACAGCCTCTACAGCAGCTCCAGAGACTACTGCATCAAGAAGTGGGACCTGTCCCGGAAACGACTAGTACAG CAGGTGGCGATTGCCCACTCTGACTGGGTAAGTGCGCTGGGTGTGATGCCAGGGTGCCCGGTAGTGCTGAGTGCAGACAGGGGAGGTCTGCTGAAACTGTGGCACGCTGATACCCTGGCACCGCTCGGGGACCTGAGGGGACACGACAGCCCTGTGAACGGACTGGCTACCAACAGCAGCCAGCTATTCACTGCCTCAGA TGACCGGACAGTGAAGATTTGGCAAGCAAAGGGTTCTTTGGAGGAAGGGATCCATTGA